A single region of the Nocardioides aurantiacus genome encodes:
- the mmuM gene encoding homocysteine S-methyltransferase produces the protein MTTDTSLTRRLADGGVVVLDGGLSNALEDAGADLSSSLWTARLLLDEPERVAAVHEAYFRAGAEVATTASYQASVPSLVDAGLTRAEAEALLTASVTVAREVRDRVAAETGRALWVAASVGPYGAVLADGSEYTGRYGLSPARLRDFHAPRLELLAAAGPDLLAVETVPDLDEAAVLVELLDELGLPAWLSYSVEGDRTRAGQPLPEAYAVAAGRRSLVAAGVNCSAPVDVLGAVRTATRVTGLPAVVYPNRGEEWDGRRKAWSGGGAFDPALVPTWVDAGARLVGGCCRVGPSDIGTITGALGG, from the coding sequence GTGACGACCGACACCTCCCTCACCCGACGCCTCGCCGACGGCGGGGTGGTGGTCCTCGACGGCGGCCTCTCCAACGCGCTCGAGGACGCCGGCGCCGACCTGTCGTCCTCGCTGTGGACGGCGCGGCTGCTGCTCGACGAGCCCGAGCGGGTCGCGGCCGTGCACGAGGCCTACTTCCGCGCCGGCGCCGAGGTGGCGACCACCGCGTCCTACCAGGCCAGCGTGCCCAGCCTCGTCGACGCCGGCCTGACCCGCGCCGAGGCCGAGGCGCTGCTCACCGCGAGCGTCACCGTGGCCCGGGAGGTCCGCGACCGGGTGGCCGCCGAGACCGGCCGCGCGCTGTGGGTGGCCGCCTCGGTGGGTCCGTACGGCGCGGTGCTGGCCGACGGCTCGGAGTACACCGGTCGCTACGGACTCAGCCCCGCCCGGCTGCGCGACTTCCACGCGCCCCGCCTCGAGCTGCTCGCCGCCGCCGGCCCCGACCTGCTGGCCGTCGAGACCGTGCCGGACCTCGACGAGGCGGCCGTGCTGGTCGAGCTGCTCGACGAGCTCGGCCTGCCCGCCTGGCTGTCCTACAGCGTCGAGGGCGACCGCACCCGGGCCGGACAACCCCTCCCCGAGGCGTACGCCGTCGCCGCCGGCCGGCGCAGCCTCGTCGCCGCCGGCGTGAACTGCTCCGCGCCGGTCGACGTGCTCGGCGCGGTCCGCACCGCCACCCGCGTCACCGGCCTGCCGGCGGTCGTCTACCCCAACCGCGGGGAGGAGTGGGACGGCCGGCGCAAGGCCTGGAGCGGGGGCGGGGCCTTCGACCCCGCCCTGGTGCCGACCTGGGTCGACGCGGGCGCGCGCCTGGTCGGTGGCTGCTGCCGGGTGGGTCCGAGCGACATCGGGACGATCACCGGGGCTCTCGGGGGCTGA
- the eda gene encoding bifunctional 4-hydroxy-2-oxoglutarate aldolase/2-dehydro-3-deoxy-phosphogluconate aldolase, translating to MTETLTRPAPAWGGLLDTVPVVPVVVLHDVEHAVPVAEALLAGGVPVIELTLRTPAALACVERIAAEVPEILLGVGTVVTPANARDAASAGAQFLVSPGTTETLAAAMQATGLPHLPGAATVSEVLRLLELGYTECKLFPAEQSGGAAFLKSLGAPVPQARFCPTGGITPASAPAYLALDNVGCVGGSWLTPADAVASADWARITDLAAETTYLRG from the coding sequence ATGACTGAGACCCTCACCCGTCCCGCCCCCGCCTGGGGCGGCCTCCTCGACACCGTCCCGGTCGTCCCCGTGGTCGTGCTGCACGACGTCGAGCACGCCGTGCCCGTCGCCGAGGCGCTGCTCGCGGGCGGCGTCCCCGTGATCGAGCTGACCCTGCGCACGCCGGCCGCGCTGGCCTGCGTGGAGCGGATCGCCGCCGAGGTGCCCGAGATCCTGCTCGGCGTCGGCACCGTCGTCACCCCCGCGAACGCCCGCGACGCCGCCTCCGCCGGCGCGCAGTTCCTCGTCTCGCCCGGCACCACCGAGACGCTGGCCGCCGCGATGCAGGCCACCGGGCTGCCCCACCTGCCCGGCGCGGCCACCGTCAGCGAGGTGCTGCGGCTGCTCGAGCTCGGCTACACCGAGTGCAAGCTCTTCCCCGCCGAGCAGTCCGGCGGCGCTGCGTTCCTGAAGTCGCTCGGCGCCCCGGTGCCGCAGGCCCGCTTCTGCCCGACCGGCGGCATCACGCCGGCCAGCGCCCCGGCGTACCTCGCCCTGGACAACGTCGGCTGCGTCGGCGGCTCCTGGCTCACCCCCGCCGACGCCGTCGCGTCGGCCGACTGGGCCCGCATCACCGACCTCGCGGCGGAGACGACCTACCTGCGGGGGTGA
- the edd gene encoding phosphogluconate dehydratase, with amino-acid sequence MTARTLHPVLAAVTERITERSRADRAAYLRRLEESATRGPMRTKLACANLAHGFAASGEVDKAALRGKVKPNVAIVSAYNDMLSAHQPFESFPAQMKQAVLRSGGIAQFAGGVPAMCDGITQGRDGMQLSLFSRDVIAMSTAIALSHDMFDAGLMLGVCDKIVPGMLIGALSFGHLPAIFVPAGPMTSGLPNGEKARIRQAYAAGEVDRDALLEAESASYHSAGTCTFYGTANSNQMLMEVMGLHLPGASFVNPGTPLRAALTDAAAARAVELTSWGEEFTPLGRIVDEKAIVNGCVALLATGGSTNHTLHLVAIARAAGITLTWDDLAELSAVVPLMARVYPNGKADINHFHAAGGLAFTVHSLLKNGLLHDDVHTVAGHGLWRYTTEARLDRGTLTWEEGPKTSLDLEVLRPADDPFSRDGGLRMLEGNLGRSVVKTSAVAPEHRQVKAPARVFDDQLDFLQAFQDGTLTGDFVAVIRFQGPAANGMPELHKLTPALGVLQDRGQRVAIATDGRMSGASGKVPAAIHLTPEASVGGPIARVRDGDLVTLDADAGILELHVPAYELEQRQVARADDSRVWGTGRELFHAFRTAVGPADEGASIFPTHEAALTSTVAPEPTDD; translated from the coding sequence ATGACCGCACGCACCCTGCACCCCGTCCTGGCCGCGGTGACCGAGCGCATCACCGAGCGCAGCCGCGCCGACCGGGCGGCGTACCTCCGCCGGCTCGAGGAGTCCGCCACCCGCGGCCCGATGCGCACCAAGCTCGCCTGCGCCAACCTCGCCCACGGCTTCGCCGCCTCCGGGGAGGTCGACAAGGCCGCCCTGCGCGGCAAGGTCAAGCCCAACGTCGCGATCGTGTCGGCCTACAACGACATGCTCTCGGCCCACCAGCCCTTCGAGAGCTTCCCGGCCCAGATGAAGCAGGCCGTGCTGCGCTCGGGCGGCATCGCGCAGTTCGCCGGCGGGGTGCCCGCCATGTGCGACGGCATCACCCAGGGCCGCGACGGGATGCAGCTCTCGCTGTTCAGCCGCGACGTGATCGCGATGTCGACCGCGATCGCGCTCTCCCACGACATGTTCGACGCCGGCCTGATGCTCGGCGTCTGCGACAAGATCGTGCCCGGCATGCTCATCGGCGCCCTGTCCTTCGGCCACCTGCCGGCGATCTTCGTGCCGGCCGGCCCGATGACCTCGGGGCTGCCCAACGGCGAGAAGGCCCGGATCCGCCAGGCGTACGCCGCCGGCGAGGTCGACCGCGACGCGCTGCTCGAGGCCGAGTCCGCGTCGTACCACTCCGCCGGCACCTGCACCTTCTACGGCACCGCCAACAGCAACCAGATGCTGATGGAGGTGATGGGCCTGCACCTGCCGGGTGCGTCCTTCGTCAACCCCGGTACGCCGCTGCGCGCGGCGCTGACCGACGCCGCCGCCGCCCGCGCCGTCGAGCTGACCTCGTGGGGCGAGGAGTTCACCCCCCTGGGCCGGATCGTCGACGAGAAGGCGATCGTCAACGGCTGCGTGGCGCTGCTCGCGACCGGCGGCTCGACCAACCACACGCTGCACCTGGTCGCCATCGCCCGCGCCGCCGGCATCACGCTGACCTGGGACGACCTGGCCGAGCTGTCCGCGGTGGTCCCGCTGATGGCGCGCGTCTACCCCAACGGCAAGGCCGACATCAACCACTTCCACGCCGCCGGCGGGCTGGCCTTCACCGTCCACTCGCTGCTCAAGAACGGGCTGCTGCACGACGACGTCCACACCGTCGCCGGCCACGGCCTGTGGCGCTACACCACCGAGGCGCGGCTCGACCGCGGCACGCTGACCTGGGAGGAGGGCCCCAAGACCTCCCTCGACCTCGAGGTGCTGCGGCCCGCCGACGACCCGTTCAGCCGCGACGGGGGCCTGCGGATGCTCGAGGGCAACCTCGGCCGCTCGGTCGTCAAGACCTCCGCGGTCGCGCCCGAGCACCGCCAGGTCAAGGCGCCGGCGCGGGTCTTCGACGACCAGCTCGACTTCCTGCAGGCCTTCCAGGACGGCACCCTGACCGGCGACTTCGTCGCGGTGATCCGCTTCCAGGGACCGGCCGCCAACGGCATGCCCGAGCTGCACAAGCTCACCCCGGCGCTGGGCGTCCTCCAGGACCGCGGTCAGCGGGTCGCGATCGCCACCGACGGCCGGATGTCCGGCGCCTCGGGCAAGGTCCCCGCCGCCATCCACCTCACCCCGGAGGCCTCGGTGGGCGGCCCGATCGCCCGCGTCCGCGACGGCGACCTCGTCACCCTCGACGCCGACGCGGGGATCCTCGAGCTGCACGTCCCGGCCTACGAGCTGGAGCAGCGCCAGGTCGCCCGGGCCGACGACAGCCGCGTCTGGGGCACCGGTCGCGAGCTGTTCCACGCCTTCCGCACCGCCGTCGGTCCCGCCGACGAGGGCGCCAGCATCTTCCCCACCCACGAAGCCGCCCTCACCTCCACCGTCGCCCCGGAGCCCACCGATGACTGA